Within Sorangiineae bacterium MSr11367, the genomic segment ACCACCGGCAACACTTTGCCGCCCACGTGGGCATTCAACTCACGCAGTTCGGCGGCCGCGGTGTCGAGCCGCTCTTGCGTGCGCCCGCAGATGGCCAAATTCGCGCCCAGGGCTGCAAAATGGCGGGCGACCCCCAAATTGATCCCGCTGCCACCCCCGGTGATGAATACCGTTTTACCCCGAAACAGTTCCTTCGACAGGTGCTGCTGGATGATCATGGCATTGTCTCCCCTCGATTCCGTCAATCGGGCCGTGCGGCATTCGGACGGCGCTTTTCGAGAAAGGCGCTCAGCACTTCCCTGGCCTCGGGCGAGGAAAGTCGGTCCGAAAACTCGTACGCCTCTTCAATCATGGCCTTTTCGACCAACGGCACGATCGCGCGCTTGAGCAGCGCCTTCGTGGCGAGGAGCGAGGCCCGCGGCTTGGCCGCCAGGATGCGCGCCTTGGCCAATGCGTGCGTGCCCACGTCGACGTCGGCCACCACAGTGTTGATCAATCCGATGTCGCATGCCTCGGCTGCGGAGACTTTGTCGCCGAAGAGCAGCAGCTCGCTCGCGCGCTTTTGCCCGACGACCAGCGGCAACAGCAGGCTGGAGCCCGCCTCGGGGCAGAGCGCCAGGTTCACGAAAGGCAAGGAGAACTCCGCGCTTTCGCCGGCAATGACGTAATCGCAGTGCAGCAGCATGGTGGTCCCAATGCCGATGGCCCGCCCCGTCACCGCCGCCAAAATGGGCTTTTTGGCGTACATGAGTCCCCGCAAAAACTGAAATACCGGGCTGTCTTCGCTGTTGGCCGGGTTCTGCAGAAAATCGGCAATGTCGTTGCCGCTGGTGAAGATGTCGGCCTGACCATGAAAGAGGATGACACGCACGGCCGGATCGCTCTCGGCCTGGAGCAGGGCGTCCGCCATGGCGGCGTACATGCCCACGGTGAGGGCGTTCTTCTTCTCGGGACGACGGAT encodes:
- a CDS encoding enoyl-CoA hydratase, whose protein sequence is MKNSNIVTEVTEGVQRIEIRRPEKKNALTVGMYAAMADALLQAESDPAVRVILFHGQADIFTSGNDIADFLQNPANSEDSPVFQFLRGLMYAKKPILAAVTGRAIGIGTTMLLHCDYVIAGESAEFSLPFVNLALCPEAGSSLLLPLVVGQKRASELLLFGDKVSAAEACDIGLINTVVADVDVGTHALAKARILAAKPRASLLATKALLKRAIVPLVEKAMIEEAYEFSDRLSSPEAREVLSAFLEKRRPNAARPD